From a single Cygnus atratus isolate AKBS03 ecotype Queensland, Australia chromosome 10, CAtr_DNAZoo_HiC_assembly, whole genome shotgun sequence genomic region:
- the TNNC1 gene encoding troponin C, slow skeletal and cardiac muscles yields the protein MDDIYKAAVEQLTEEQKNEFKAAFDIFVLGAEDGCISTKELGKVMRMLGQNPTPEELQEMIDEVDEDGSGTVDFDEFLVMMVRCMKDDSKGKTEEELSDLFRMFDKNADGYIDLEELKIMLQATGETITEDDIEELMKDGDKNNDGRIDYDEFLEFMKGVE from the exons ATGGATGACATCTACAAGGCAGCG GTTGAGCAGctgacagaagaacaaaaaaatg aGTTCAAGGCTGCCTTTGACATCTttgtgctgggggcagaggaTGGCTGCATCAGCACCAaggagctggggaaggtgaTGAGGATGCTGGGGCAGAACCCCACccctgaggagctgcaggagatgaTTGATGAGGTGGATGAGGATG GCAGTGGCACTGTGGACTTTGATGAGTTCCTTGTTATGATGGTCCGGTGTATGAAAGatgacagcaaaggaaaaactgaagaggAACTCTCAGATCTCTTCAGGATGTTTGATAA GAATGCTGATGGCTACATCGACCTTGAGGAGCTGAAGATCATGCTACAGGCAACCGGAGAGACCATCACTGAGGACGACATAGAAGAACTGATGAAAGATGGGGACAAAAACAACGATGGCAGGATTGACTACGACG AGTTCCTGGAGTTCATGAAGGGAGTTGAATAA